In Amycolatopsis endophytica, the following are encoded in one genomic region:
- a CDS encoding Cmx/CmrA family chloramphenicol efflux MFS transporter: MPFSVYLLGLAVFAQSTSEFMLSGLVPDIATDLHVSIADAGYLTSAFAVGMIVGAPLLAILARRWPQRRAVTAFLVVFAAAHVLGALTASYAILLITRIVAALANAGFWALATTVAVGLVAPDAKGRAMSVVMGGVTIACVAGVPGGAVLGQAWGWRSAFWAVAALAVAATVAVVRTIPVGRPDTPATAVRPLLRRPLLLTYATNALVQGATFCTFTYLAPLVTDVAGLPEAWMPGTLVLFGLGACAGITFGGRIADARPRAVLLTGTVALTIGWVALAVSAASPVVTLVLVFCQGMLAFGLAPALTARVFYQAPGNALAGGFTTAAFNVGNTLGPALGGLALDAGLGFRSPVVVSAVLVVVSVALVYGQVGAARSEIAP, encoded by the coding sequence ATGCCCTTTTCCGTCTACCTGCTCGGGCTCGCCGTGTTCGCCCAGAGCACCTCGGAGTTCATGCTGTCCGGGCTCGTCCCGGACATCGCCACTGATCTGCACGTCTCCATCGCCGACGCCGGTTACCTGACCTCGGCCTTCGCCGTCGGGATGATCGTCGGCGCGCCACTGCTCGCGATACTCGCCCGGCGCTGGCCACAACGCCGGGCCGTCACCGCGTTCCTCGTCGTGTTCGCCGCCGCGCACGTGCTCGGTGCCCTCACCGCGAGCTACGCCATCCTGCTCATCACCCGGATCGTGGCGGCGCTCGCCAACGCCGGGTTCTGGGCGCTGGCGACCACGGTCGCGGTCGGGCTCGTCGCGCCGGACGCCAAGGGGCGCGCGATGTCCGTCGTGATGGGCGGCGTCACGATCGCTTGTGTCGCAGGCGTTCCCGGCGGTGCGGTGCTGGGCCAGGCGTGGGGCTGGCGCTCCGCGTTCTGGGCCGTGGCCGCGCTCGCCGTCGCCGCGACGGTCGCGGTGGTGCGCACCATCCCGGTCGGCAGGCCGGACACTCCGGCCACGGCGGTGCGTCCGCTGCTGCGACGTCCGTTGCTGCTGACCTACGCGACCAACGCGCTCGTGCAGGGCGCGACGTTCTGCACGTTCACCTACCTCGCGCCGCTGGTCACGGACGTCGCGGGGCTGCCGGAGGCGTGGATGCCGGGCACGCTCGTGTTGTTCGGGCTCGGCGCGTGCGCCGGGATCACCTTCGGCGGCCGGATCGCCGACGCGCGGCCACGGGCCGTCCTGCTGACCGGGACCGTGGCATTGACGATCGGCTGGGTCGCGCTCGCGGTGAGCGCCGCCAGCCCGGTCGTGACGCTGGTTCTCGTGTTCTGCCAAGGGATGCTGGCCTTCGGGCTCGCACCCGCGCTGACCGCGCGCGTCTTCTACCAGGCGCCGGGCAACGCGCTGGCCGGTGGATTCACCACCGCCGCGTTCAACGTCGGCAACACGCTCGGTCCGGCGCTCGGCGGGCTCGCGCTCGACGCGGGGCTCGGGTTTCGTTCGCCCGTCGTGGTCAGCGCCGTCCTCGTGGTGGTGTCAGTCGCGCTGGTGTATGGCCAGGTCGGAGCGGCCCGGAGCGAGATCGCGCCGTAG
- a CDS encoding NAD(P)H-dependent oxidoreductase: protein MNVLWIFAHPEGRSLNAALRDEGLKALDEFGHAHRMSDLYAMKWNPVVGYDDFAHDPGKRMLVATASQEAYESGRLSADVLAEQEKLAWADAVVLQFPMWWYGMPAILKGWFDRVLVKGLGYGITADDGTVLRYGDGKLTGKRAMVVTTIGARESGIGPRGIHGELTDLLFPLHHGTFWYTGIEPLPPFAVLGADRLDEAGFTAAVGGLRDRLRTLSTAEPIPFRHQNRGDYDENLVLRRDLAPGRSDLAIHQRD from the coding sequence ATGAACGTGTTGTGGATCTTCGCCCACCCCGAGGGACGCTCGCTCAACGCCGCCCTGCGCGACGAAGGACTGAAAGCACTGGACGAGTTCGGCCACGCCCACCGGATGTCGGACCTGTACGCGATGAAGTGGAACCCGGTGGTCGGCTACGACGATTTCGCCCACGATCCGGGCAAACGCATGCTCGTCGCGACGGCGTCGCAGGAAGCCTACGAGAGCGGGCGACTGTCCGCGGACGTGCTGGCGGAGCAGGAGAAACTGGCCTGGGCGGACGCGGTCGTGCTGCAGTTCCCGATGTGGTGGTACGGAATGCCCGCCATCCTCAAGGGCTGGTTCGACCGGGTCCTCGTCAAGGGTCTCGGCTACGGGATCACCGCGGACGACGGCACGGTCCTGCGTTACGGCGACGGGAAGCTGACCGGCAAGCGGGCGATGGTGGTGACCACGATCGGCGCCCGGGAGTCCGGCATCGGCCCGCGCGGCATCCACGGCGAGCTGACCGATCTGCTGTTTCCCTTGCACCACGGCACTTTCTGGTACACCGGGATCGAACCGCTGCCGCCGTTCGCGGTGCTGGGCGCGGATCGTCTGGACGAAGCCGGGTTCACCGCGGCGGTCGGCGGGTTACGGGACCGGCTCCGCACGCTGTCGACGGCGGAGCCGATCCCGTTCCGCCACCAGAACCGCGGCGACTACGACGAGAACCTGGTGCTACGGCGCGATCTCGCTCCGGGCCGCTCCGACCTGGCCATACACCAGCGCGACTGA
- a CDS encoding GlxA family transcriptional regulator produces the protein MANVCQNRAMTVFADDGRHRVAVLVRAGLLPIEVGIVHRLFGQARAGGRPLYEVLTCALEPGVVRTDADFSVNVEHGLGALAEAGTVIVASSDEDYGPQPGGPLRGPLADAFDALPPGTRVASICSGAFVLAAAGLLDGRPATTHWQSADDLRTLYPRVRVDPNVLYTESGNVLTSAGVASGIDLCLHMIRRDHGAAVANEVARGTIVAPHREGGQAQYIARPVPEPAVSSTGAARAWALENLHRPLTLRQLAARESMSVRTFTRRFREEAGISPGQWLTQQRIERARQLLEETDLPIDRVAEDAGFGSAGSLRQHLQAALGVSPSGYRYTFRGSRAVDQDHSSAAGAGLPR, from the coding sequence ATGGCCAATGTGTGTCAGAATCGGGCCATGACGGTTTTCGCCGACGACGGACGGCACCGGGTCGCCGTCCTGGTCCGCGCGGGCCTGCTGCCGATCGAGGTGGGCATCGTGCACCGCCTGTTCGGGCAGGCCAGGGCCGGTGGCAGGCCGCTCTACGAGGTCCTCACCTGTGCGCTCGAACCCGGCGTGGTGCGCACCGACGCCGACTTCAGCGTCAACGTCGAGCACGGCCTGGGCGCACTCGCCGAAGCCGGCACGGTGATCGTCGCGTCCTCCGACGAGGACTACGGACCCCAGCCCGGCGGTCCACTGCGGGGCCCGCTCGCCGACGCGTTCGACGCGCTCCCGCCCGGCACCCGCGTCGCGTCGATCTGCAGTGGCGCCTTCGTGCTCGCCGCCGCCGGGCTGCTCGACGGCCGCCCGGCCACGACGCACTGGCAGTCCGCCGACGACCTGCGCACGCTCTACCCACGCGTGCGGGTCGACCCGAACGTCCTCTACACCGAGTCCGGCAACGTGCTGACCTCGGCCGGGGTGGCGTCCGGCATCGACCTGTGCCTGCACATGATCCGCCGCGACCACGGCGCCGCGGTGGCCAACGAAGTCGCGCGCGGCACGATCGTCGCCCCGCACCGCGAAGGCGGGCAGGCCCAGTACATCGCGCGGCCGGTGCCCGAACCCGCGGTGTCCTCCACCGGCGCCGCGCGCGCCTGGGCGCTGGAGAACCTGCACCGCCCGCTGACCCTGCGCCAGCTCGCGGCCCGCGAGTCGATGAGCGTGCGCACCTTCACCCGCCGCTTCCGCGAGGAGGCCGGGATCTCACCCGGCCAGTGGCTCACCCAGCAGCGGATCGAGCGCGCCCGCCAGCTGCTCGAAGAGACCGACCTGCCGATCGACCGGGTCGCCGAGGACGCCGGGTTCGGCAGCGCCGGGTCGCTGCGCCAGCACCTGCAGGCCGCGCTCGGCGTCTCACCCAGCGGCTACCGCTACACCTTCCGCGGCAGCCGGGCCGTGGATCAGGACCACAGCTCGGCCGCGGGCGCCGGTTTGCCCAGGTAG